The Faecalibacterium sp. I3-3-89 sequence AAAGGCTGCTGCTCATGACCGTGTCGTTCAGGACGGTCAGATTGCCGCCCGTGATGACGATGATGGCCCACACCACGCACAGCACAAGGTAGATGTCCATCGTGCTGGCGATGCAGCCGGTGAGCCAGCCCAGCCAGCGGTTGACGGTGCCGATGACCGGCAGCCGGTTGACGAGGCCCAGCACAGTGACCAGCATACTCACCAGCATCCGCAGCAGGGCAAAGGTCACGAAAAAGAGCACCACCGAGATGACCGGCGTCAGCAGCGGGGCCAGCACCTTCTGGACGATGACGTCCGCCAGCACCACGGCGTTGTCGCTGAGCACGGCTGAGATGGAGCGCTCGCAGGCCTCCACGATGGAGGCGCGGAAGCTCTCGGGCAGAAAGCCCGCGTACTTGTCCGCGATGCCGGTCAGGTCAACGACCCCTCCGGCAGAGATGCTCTCGGCGATCTGGGTGCGGAAGCTCCCGGCCAGAAACCGCTGGAACACCTCGACGGCAGCCCAGCCCGAAAAGACCCGGGCACCCACGAGGCTGAAGACGTTCCCACCCAGCTGGACGCTGGCCGCGAGGAAGCCCTTGCGGGCGTAGCGCACGGCCAGCAGCAGCCAGACCACGGTACATACTATATCAAAAAGAAATGACGGATTCTTGAACATACCTTATTTTCCTTATTCTATCATGGATTGCCCGAGGCACTGGTCTCCGCCTCGGGAGGAGTCAGCACCTGCACGGTGTTGCCGCAGAAGACCAGCAGCTGCTTCCGGTCGGCCAGCAGGCCCTGCGGCCGGGAGGAAAGGCTCTGCTGCCACTGGGAGGCACCGTCGGTGGAGAGACACTCCACGCCGCTGTCGGTGAGCAGATAGAAGCTCTGCCCGGCCCGGACGATGCGGTTGGCCGCCTGCACCTGCGCTGTGCCCTCCACGTTCAGCTCACGGTCCAGCATCACCGCCTGACAGAGCTGGCCGGAGGCCAGCAGCAGGGCGGCATTGCCCGAGGCATCCACCGAGATGTCCCGGAGGGTCTGGCCGGTGAAGTCGTAGGCAGCTTTTTCGCCGCCCGATGCGTTGTAGAGGACGGCGCGGCTGTCGCAGAGGGCCAGTACACTCTGGGCGCTGGGCCAGCTCAGCCACTGGGCCGCACCGCTGCCGCTGCCCACAAGGACAGGGTCGCCCTGCGCCAGCGTGACGATGTAGAAATTCGTCACCATCTGCCCGCCGCTGACCGTCACCGCCGCCACCGCCAGCCGCCGCCCATCCGGCGAAAAGGCCATCCGCAGCGGCGTGCCGTCGGTGGTGGTGAGGCTCCAGCTCAGCTGCTCCTCCATCGAGGAGGAGTAGATTCGCAGTCTGGCGGCGCTGCCGGGGTCTTCGGTGACGACGGCCAGCGTGCCGTTGTCGGCCATCGCGCAGAGGGTGATGCTGTTCTCCATCGTCTTGGTGTAGAGGTTCTGGGTGCGGCTCTCCACCCGCAGCTCATTGCCCGAGCGGTTGTAGAGCACGAAGCGGTTCTTGCCCGCCGCCAACGCTGGCCGGGCGTAGCCGCTCTGGATGGCGTTGAGGCGGGTGCCGGTGCGGGACCAGACCACGCACCCCTCTTCGCCCAGCTCCACAAAGCTTCCGTTCAGGGCGGCAAGCTGCTCTACCTCCATGACGCCGGTCTGCTGGGGCCAGCCCGTCCCCGGAAAGAGCAGGATGCGGGCAGTGTCGGCCCAGTCCTTGGCCATTGCCACCGAGCTGCCCACAAAGCCAGTGGCGAACAGCACCACCAGCGTCAGCGCCGCGACGATGAGCGCGGTGCGCCGGATGCGCCGGTTCCGCACCCGGGCGCGGGCCTGCTCGAGGTACTCGACCCGGCCCTCCGAAAGCGGCTCGTCCGACGCGGGCCGGAAGCCTCGATGCTTCTTTCTCATACGTTCCTGTCCCCTTCCTGCAACGACAGTGCTCCCAAAGGGGGCATTCCCCCTCCGGGAGCACCGGTCGTGTTTGTGTTAATTGTAGTCCACGCTCTTGAGGAAAAGCCCCTTTGCCGCCAGCGTCGGGCCGGCGTTTTTCCGGTCGCAGCTGGCGAGGATGCCCGGCACCGCCTCGGGCGCAAGACGGCCTGCGCCCGCCTCGCAGAGGGTGCCCGCGAGGATGCGCACCATGTTGTAGAGGTAGCCATCTGCCGTCACCGTGATGTCGATGTCGTCGCCCCGGCGCTCGACCTCACAGGCCGTGATGGTGCGCACGGTGTCGCCGTGGGCGGCTGCCGAGCTGCCCGAGGCGCAGAGGGCAAGGAAATCGTGCGTCCCCACAAAATACTGTGCCGCCTGCTGCATCCGGTCGGCGTCCAGCCGCCCCGGCACCTTGGTGTAATAGCGGGAGGCGAAGGGCGAGTCGATCGGACTGTTGTGGATGCGGTAGAGGTAGGTCTTTGTGTGGGCCGCATAGCGGGCGTGGAAGTCGTCGGGCACCACCCGCGCCTCCAACACCCGGATGTCCGGGGGAAGATGCTGATTGAGGGCCAGCGGCAGCTTTGCCGCCGGGATGCGGGTGTCGGCGTGGAAGTTGAGCATGAAGCCCAGCGCGTGGACGCCTGCGTCGGTGCGGCTGCAGCCCTTGATGTCGGGGCGGCTGCCCAGCACCGCCTCCAAGGCGTCCTGAAACGCAGCGGCCACGCTCCGCCCGTTGGGCTGCACCTGAAACCCGCAGTAGTTGGTGCCATCGTAGGCTAAAGTAAGAAGATAGTTCATCTACGAAATTACAACTTTCCCGTTCGTATCATTCAAAATCGGAGAAACGAGAAAAAAGCTTTTAGCGGAGCGGCTTAGCTTTTTTCCGTTTCGACTTCCTCTTTGGGGTCTGAAAGGGGCGAGCAGCCCCTTTCTCGTGGATCCAGCGCGTCGAAATCGCTGGTGGTTTTCTGGTTCTCTTTTGACACCAAAAGAGAACAAATTCCTCGCTCTTTAGAAGTTCGGGAACACCAGCCTCGACGCCAGGATCACTGCAAAGCAGGCGAGGCAGACCGCGAGGTCGATGTAATCCTGTCTCGTGCAGCGCAGCACCTTGAGGCGGGTGCGGCCATCGCCGCCGCGGTAGCAGCGGCACTCCATGGCCATGGCCAGCTCGTCAGCGCGGCGGAAAGCCGAGATGAACAGGGGCACCAGCACCGGCACCAGCGCCTTGATGCGCTCCGTCATCTTGCCGTTGTCCAGCTGTGCGCCGCGGGCCTTCTGGGCGTTCATGATCTTATCGGTCTCCTCGATGAGGGTGGGGATGAACCGCAGCGCAATGCTCATCATCATCGCCAGCTCGTGCACCGGGAAGTGGAGCTTCCCGAGGGGCTTCAGCAGCTGCTCGATGGCATCCGTCAGGACGATGGGGCTGGTGGTGTAGGTCAGCAGGCTGGTGCCTGCGATAAGGGCCATGACACGGACGGCCATCAGCACAGCATACCGGATGCCCTCCGCGTAAACGGTCAGAAAACCGAACTGAAACACCGGGTCGCCCTCGCCTGAAACGAAAAAGAGGTTCAGCACCGCCGTAAAGACGATGATGGGGAAGATGGGCTTCAGGCTCTTGACGATGAGCCGGAAGGGGATCTTTGCCACCGCATACATCACAGCGAGGAAGATCAGCGAAAGCGCAAGGCCCAGCGGGTTCGACGCCGCAAAGAGCAGCACGATATACAGGATGGTCAGCACCAGCTTGAGCCGGGGGTCAAACCGGTGGACGAGGCTGTTGCCCGGGAAGTGCTGGCCGATGGTAATATCTCTCAGCATCCGGCTGCACCCCCTTCCTGCGTATTTTCATTCCGGGGCAGGACGAGAGTCTCTCCCGCATCCCGCCGGGCCTTTGCCGCCAGAATGGTCTTGACGGCGTAGGGGATGGTGTAGACGTCCGCCGGGACATCCACCCCCATCTCCCGCAGCTTGAGGAAGATCTTCGTCACCTGCGGGACGGAGAGGCCCAGTTCCAGCAGCTCCGGCGCAC is a genomic window containing:
- the truA gene encoding tRNA pseudouridine(38-40) synthase TruA yields the protein MNYLLTLAYDGTNYCGFQVQPNGRSVAAAFQDALEAVLGSRPDIKGCSRTDAGVHALGFMLNFHADTRIPAAKLPLALNQHLPPDIRVLEARVVPDDFHARYAAHTKTYLYRIHNSPIDSPFASRYYTKVPGRLDADRMQQAAQYFVGTHDFLALCASGSSAAAHGDTVRTITACEVERRGDDIDITVTADGYLYNMVRILAGTLCEAGAGRLAPEAVPGILASCDRKNAGPTLAAKGLFLKSVDYN
- a CDS encoding DUF5711 family protein — protein: MRKKHRGFRPASDEPLSEGRVEYLEQARARVRNRRIRRTALIVAALTLVVLFATGFVGSSVAMAKDWADTARILLFPGTGWPQQTGVMEVEQLAALNGSFVELGEEGCVVWSRTGTRLNAIQSGYARPALAAGKNRFVLYNRSGNELRVESRTQNLYTKTMENSITLCAMADNGTLAVVTEDPGSAARLRIYSSSMEEQLSWSLTTTDGTPLRMAFSPDGRRLAVAAVTVSGGQMVTNFYIVTLAQGDPVLVGSGSGAAQWLSWPSAQSVLALCDSRAVLYNASGGEKAAYDFTGQTLRDISVDASGNAALLLASGQLCQAVMLDRELNVEGTAQVQAANRIVRAGQSFYLLTDSGVECLSTDGASQWQQSLSSRPQGLLADRKQLLVFCGNTVQVLTPPEAETSASGNP
- a CDS encoding energy-coupling factor transporter transmembrane component T family protein encodes the protein MLRDITIGQHFPGNSLVHRFDPRLKLVLTILYIVLLFAASNPLGLALSLIFLAVMYAVAKIPFRLIVKSLKPIFPIIVFTAVLNLFFVSGEGDPVFQFGFLTVYAEGIRYAVLMAVRVMALIAGTSLLTYTTSPIVLTDAIEQLLKPLGKLHFPVHELAMMMSIALRFIPTLIEETDKIMNAQKARGAQLDNGKMTERIKALVPVLVPLFISAFRRADELAMAMECRCYRGGDGRTRLKVLRCTRQDYIDLAVCLACFAVILASRLVFPNF